The Acidimicrobiales bacterium DNA segment AGCCAGAAGGGCAGGCCCATCGCTTTGAGTTCGGTGGCGCGCTCGTCGAAGGGCTGGGCTGCTTCGTAGCCCCAGTCGCAGATCGTCACGTCGGCGGGAATGTCGAGCAGGAGTTCGGGATGGTGCACCAGCACGTCGTCCCACACGAGCAAGTGGTGGCCGGCCAGCTCGGGAGCGGCGCGCAACGACTGGAGATAGCCGACCCACGACCCGCTGCGATCCGAACTCAACTCCCACGGCTCGTCGAGGCCGACGTGGGCGCGCCGGCTGCGCAGGTTCGGCAACAACTGCCCGAACAGGTCGCGGGCGAGGGCGAGCGTCGCGGGATTGTCGGGGTCGGCGGTCGACGGGCCGCGGAACTCACCCCACGGCGTCGTGAAGCCGTCGGGAGAGATGGCGAGCGTGCGGTAGCGGTCGAACTTCAGCCACCGCTCCATGTGCCCGAGGCAGTTCTGTTGGCCGGTGAGTTCGATGCCGACGCTGTCGGCGAAGCGGTCGAGCTCGCGCAGTTCCTCAGGTGTGTACGCCGACGCATCGCGCCACACCTCGTCGTGGCCGGCGTAGGCGAACGTGTGCTCGAGATAGAGCTCGACGTGGTTGATCTTCCACGAGGCCAGACGCGCCAGCAACGCCTTGAGCGTGTCGAGCGCGGGCACTCGACAGCGCGACACGTCGAGCATGACTCCGCGCACCGCGATCGCCGGCCAGTCCTCGATGACGCCGTCGACGACGTCGCGTCCGAGTTGGGCGAGCGTGGAAGCGGCGTAACGGGCGCCGGCGGCGTCGGCCGCCTCCACGGCAGCGTCGCCACCGCGCACGACGATGCGGTAGCCCTGGGGCGGAAGCGGTCCGGTCGAAGGCTGCGCGTCAGCGCGTAGGTCGAGGCGTTGCGGAGGAGGCCAGAGAATCATGCAGGCGCATCATGGCGCCCGGCTGGCCAGCGCGCGCTCCATGGCCTCGTCGAGCGACGCGCGGTTGATCGGCTTGGTGAGGTACTCGTCCATCCCGGCGTCGAGGCAGCGCTGCCGGTCCTCGGGCAGCGCGCTTGCCGTCATTGCGAGGATCGGCAGCCGGCACACCGGTTCGGGCATGTCGCGAATCGCGCGCGCGGCGGAAAAGCCGTCGAGCACCGGCATCTGACAATCGAGGATCACAACGTCGAAGGAGTCCTGTGACAGAGCTTCGAGCGCGTCTCGACCGTTCTCGACGATCCGCACCGACCAGCCGGACTTCTCCAACATCGCCCGCGCCACGAGCTGGTTCACCGGCGTGTCCTCGGCCAGCAGCACGCGGCCGCCTTCGTGCGTCGTCGTCAGCGGGATGACCGGTGCCGCAGAGCACTCCACCGGAGCGTGACCCGCAACGAACGGCAGATCGATGACGAAGGTGGTGCCGACATGGCTCTCACTCGTGCAACGGATCGTGCCGCCCATCAGCTGCGTGAGCTCGCGGCAGATGGCGAGGCCCAAGCCCGTACCGCCGAACCGGCGTGTCGTCGACGCGTCGCCCTGTTCGAAGGGCGACATCAACCGCTCCTGATCTTCGGGCGGGATGCCGATGCCGGTGTCGACCACCGTGAACTCGAGGCGGTCGCCGGCACGGCGCAAGCGCAGCCCGACGGTGCCGCGCTCGGTGAACTTGAGCGCGTTGCCGACGAGGTTTCCGAGAATCTGCTTGAGTCGCGTTGGGTCGATGCGGGCCCAGCGCGGTGTCGTGGGGTCGATGGCGCGCTGTAGCTCGATCCCCTTCGTGTCCGCCGCCACCTTGAACAACGCGATCATCTCGTCGACGAGCGCGTGCAAGTCGCAGTCAACCGTTTCGAGAGTGACTTTGCCCGCCTCGATCTTGGACAGATCCAGGATGTCGTTGAGGA contains these protein-coding regions:
- a CDS encoding family 20 glycosylhydrolase gives rise to the protein MILWPPPQRLDLRADAQPSTGPLPPQGYRIVVRGGDAAVEAADAAGARYAASTLAQLGRDVVDGVIEDWPAIAVRGVMLDVSRCRVPALDTLKALLARLASWKINHVELYLEHTFAYAGHDEVWRDASAYTPEELRELDRFADSVGIELTGQQNCLGHMERWLKFDRYRTLAISPDGFTTPWGEFRGPSTADPDNPATLALARDLFGQLLPNLRSRRAHVGLDEPWELSSDRSGSWVGYLQSLRAAPELAGHHLLVWDDVLVHHPELLLDIPADVTICDWGYEAAQPFDERATELKAMGLPFWLCPGTSTWTTVAGRWTNAVTNIASACTAAAANGAEGVMVTDWGDMGHIQHHVVSHPMFAWAAACAWNPSASPDDITDVIGELGEALRLLGDAHTLVAPQLFNMSILTLPMYRPWTRFGHGPATTGITVEDLGRCGAQVARARELAARTSPSLERDEVFATADLLALLIDDGIERVKGDGRLGAAPPEVLADFARRARALRAEHTRIWNLRNRPGGLDECLANYDRLLSVYVPEHHDAAGA